A genomic segment from Segniliparus rotundus DSM 44985 encodes:
- the uvrC gene encoding excinuclease ABC subunit UvrC, producing MADPVSYRPAAGAIPTEPGVYRFRDPSGQVIYVGKAKNLRARLSNYFQDLYALAPRTRLMVTTASAVEWTVVATEVEALQLEFSWIKEFDPRFNVRYRDDKSYPMLAVSLNEEYPRLFVYRGARRKGVRYFGPYSHVWAIRNTVDLLTKVFPARTCSNGVFKRHGQIGRPCLLGYIDKCSAPCVGAVSAAEHRRIVQSFCEFLAGGADNLVRETRKRMLAAAEALDFEAAARLRDELAALDKALEHQTVVLADGSDADVVAFDYDELEVAVQVFQVREGRVRGQRGWVVDNAYSPGPHGDRTRDGRGWEAASRREMVEEFLLQFYGDLAELESVADRFGQSDRMSAVPKEVLVPELPDDVEGFATWLSTLRGTPVALRVPRRGDKRKLMETVARNAHETLAQHKLRRSGDFTERSAALQEIYEAFDLPAPPIRIECVDVSHVQGTDVVASLVVFDDGLPKKADYRHYTIKGAMGADGAPQNDDTRSVAEVIARRFAKRGDRPDPGLLVIDGGQPQVRAAHKALVELGAADIPVVGLAKRLEELWLPDDDDPVILPRRSPGLFLLQRVRDEAHRFAIAHHRKKRSKRMTVSALDEVKGLGERRRAQLVKHFGSVRKLADASADEIAALPGFGPVLAESVVTALAACQTPPQEASA from the coding sequence GTGGCAGATCCAGTGAGCTACCGCCCGGCGGCGGGGGCCATCCCCACCGAGCCGGGCGTGTACCGGTTCCGGGACCCGTCCGGGCAGGTGATCTACGTCGGCAAGGCGAAGAATCTCCGTGCTCGGCTGTCCAACTACTTCCAGGACCTCTACGCCCTCGCGCCGCGCACCAGGCTCATGGTGACAACGGCCTCCGCTGTGGAATGGACAGTGGTGGCCACCGAGGTCGAGGCGTTGCAGCTGGAGTTCAGCTGGATCAAAGAGTTCGACCCCAGGTTCAACGTCCGCTACCGCGACGACAAGAGCTACCCGATGTTGGCGGTGAGCCTGAACGAGGAATATCCGAGGCTCTTCGTCTACCGGGGGGCGCGGCGCAAGGGCGTGCGCTACTTCGGCCCGTATTCCCATGTGTGGGCGATCCGCAACACCGTCGATCTGCTGACCAAGGTGTTCCCGGCGCGGACGTGCTCCAACGGCGTGTTCAAGCGGCACGGCCAAATCGGGAGACCGTGCCTTCTCGGCTACATCGACAAATGTTCCGCGCCGTGTGTCGGCGCGGTCAGCGCCGCCGAGCACCGGCGGATCGTCCAGTCGTTCTGCGAGTTCCTCGCGGGGGGAGCGGACAACTTGGTGCGCGAGACCCGCAAGCGGATGTTGGCCGCCGCCGAGGCGCTCGACTTCGAGGCCGCCGCCCGGTTGCGCGACGAGCTGGCCGCTTTGGACAAGGCGCTGGAGCATCAGACCGTGGTGCTCGCCGACGGCTCGGACGCGGATGTGGTGGCCTTCGACTACGACGAGTTGGAAGTGGCGGTGCAGGTGTTCCAAGTGCGCGAGGGCCGAGTCCGAGGCCAACGCGGCTGGGTGGTGGACAACGCCTATTCGCCGGGGCCGCACGGGGACCGGACCCGAGACGGCCGCGGCTGGGAAGCCGCCAGCCGTCGCGAAATGGTGGAGGAGTTCCTTTTGCAGTTCTACGGCGACCTCGCCGAACTCGAATCGGTGGCTGACAGGTTCGGCCAGTCCGATCGGATGTCCGCGGTGCCGAAAGAAGTGCTCGTCCCCGAGCTTCCGGACGACGTCGAAGGTTTCGCCACCTGGCTCTCCACCTTGCGGGGCACGCCAGTGGCCTTGCGGGTGCCGCGGCGGGGGGACAAACGCAAGCTCATGGAGACGGTCGCCCGCAACGCCCATGAGACCCTCGCCCAGCACAAGCTGCGCCGCAGCGGCGACTTCACGGAGCGCTCCGCCGCGTTGCAGGAGATTTACGAGGCGTTCGACCTGCCCGCGCCCCCGATCCGGATCGAATGCGTCGACGTCTCCCACGTCCAGGGCACCGATGTGGTCGCCTCGCTCGTGGTGTTCGACGACGGCTTGCCCAAGAAGGCCGACTACCGGCATTACACGATCAAAGGCGCAATGGGCGCGGACGGGGCGCCGCAGAACGACGACACCAGGAGCGTCGCCGAAGTCATCGCTCGCCGTTTCGCCAAACGAGGGGACCGCCCAGACCCGGGCCTGCTGGTCATTGACGGCGGGCAGCCCCAGGTCAGGGCGGCGCACAAGGCGCTCGTCGAGCTGGGGGCCGCCGATATCCCCGTGGTCGGGCTCGCGAAACGGCTCGAAGAGCTGTGGCTGCCGGACGACGACGATCCGGTGATCCTGCCCCGCCGAAGCCCCGGCCTGTTCCTCTTGCAGCGGGTCCGCGACGAGGCGCACCGTTTCGCGATCGCCCACCACCGCAAGAAGCGCTCCAAACGCATGACCGTCTCCGCCCTGGACGAGGTGAAAGGCCTCGGCGAGCGCAGGCGCGCCCAGTTGGTCAAGCATTTCGGCTCGGTGCGCAAGCTCGCAGACGCGAGCGCGGACGAGATCGCCGCGCTGCCGGGGTTCGGCCCCGTGCTCGCCGAGTCCGTCGTGACGGCGTTGGCCGCATGCCAAACCCCACCGCAGGAGGCTTCCGCGTGA
- a CDS encoding DUF3592 domain-containing protein — MNPAAATWTWRGLAAVGCLVTVMCGLLLAGTWRDDRKIDADMSTTRAEVVSTVSNKVVVRYAVTAAPSLRTNGLLSPGGVFGLFTTDVPQPGEGVMVEYSRANPDLVRVADRGFEWAAFRVAAFLAVVWAALGGLRLLLWRLVRRG; from the coding sequence GTGAACCCGGCCGCCGCCACATGGACCTGGCGGGGTCTGGCGGCCGTCGGGTGCCTCGTCACCGTCATGTGCGGGCTGCTGTTGGCGGGGACGTGGCGGGACGACCGGAAGATCGACGCCGACATGTCCACCACCCGCGCGGAAGTGGTCTCCACCGTCTCGAACAAAGTGGTCGTGCGCTACGCGGTGACGGCGGCCCCGAGCCTGCGCACGAACGGATTGCTCTCCCCGGGCGGGGTGTTCGGCCTGTTCACCACGGATGTGCCGCAGCCGGGCGAGGGCGTGATGGTGGAGTATTCGCGCGCGAATCCGGACCTGGTGCGGGTCGCGGACCGGGGGTTCGAATGGGCGGCGTTCCGCGTCGCCGCGTTCCTCGCCGTCGTGTGGGCGGCGCTGGGCGGCCTCAGACTGCTGCTGTGGCGCCTCGTGCGCCGGGGATGA
- a CDS encoding gamma-glutamyltransferase family protein has translation MRFLLAAVLLGGGLVACGTGRPPSSASSDCADASPGTGVAKTAVPTTHGPQDIAKRPEHANGYRTGMRAVTTRSFMVVTANPLASRAACGVLRAGGTAADALVAAQTVLGLVEPQSSGLGGGAFLLYYDAATRALDAYDGRETAPAAANGDSLRWISNADRGEPKPDTRASGRSIGVPGVLRLLELVHNEHGSQPWRSLFDPAVSLADDGFAISPRLAAALAPEAARLRLDPQASAYFLNPDGSPKPAGTRVRNPAYAKTLGAIAGEGPDAFYTGAIAHDVVDAVANTAGGRTPGLMTLADLAGYQAKKRAPICFAYRRKQVCGMPGPSSGGTAVAQVLGMLGHFDLGALRPASPGEDGGRPDPLAAHLIAEAERLAYADRDKYLADPDFVTAPPGLLDPGYLAGRAALIDRARSMGTARAGDFGPVDFAVAPGHEHGTSQITVVDSRGNAASMTTSVESAFGSYHMVDGFFLNNQLTDFSARPTDAEGRPVANCAQPGKRPRSSMSPTLVFGANGPAGGSVEDVLGSPGGGTIIQYVVKTLVALVDWGLDPQQAVGMVDFGAENSPVTNLGGEHPLVDAADNGASDPLAQALRQRGHTVDVTPQDSGLSAVRRAGPGWEGGADPRREGVVMGDAERTSPAS, from the coding sequence ATGAGGTTCCTGCTCGCAGCCGTCCTGCTCGGCGGCGGCCTGGTCGCCTGCGGGACCGGGCGTCCCCCGTCGTCGGCCTCGTCGGACTGCGCGGACGCCAGCCCCGGCACGGGCGTGGCAAAAACCGCCGTCCCGACGACGCACGGCCCGCAGGACATCGCCAAGCGCCCCGAGCACGCCAACGGCTACCGCACCGGCATGCGCGCCGTCACCACCCGCAGCTTCATGGTGGTCACGGCGAACCCGCTGGCGAGCCGGGCCGCGTGCGGCGTGCTGCGCGCCGGGGGGACCGCCGCCGACGCGCTGGTCGCGGCGCAAACCGTGTTGGGCCTGGTCGAACCTCAGTCCTCCGGACTGGGCGGCGGCGCGTTCCTGCTGTACTACGACGCGGCGACGCGCGCACTCGACGCCTACGACGGGAGAGAGACGGCTCCCGCCGCCGCAAACGGCGACTCTCTCCGCTGGATCAGCAACGCCGACCGCGGCGAGCCGAAGCCTGACACGAGGGCGAGCGGGCGCTCCATCGGCGTCCCCGGCGTGCTGCGCCTGCTCGAACTCGTCCACAACGAACACGGCTCGCAACCCTGGCGCTCGCTCTTCGACCCGGCGGTCTCCCTCGCGGACGACGGTTTCGCGATCAGCCCGCGCCTCGCGGCGGCGCTCGCCCCCGAGGCGGCCCGCCTGCGGTTGGACCCGCAGGCCAGCGCGTATTTCTTGAACCCGGACGGCAGTCCCAAACCGGCCGGGACCCGTGTGAGAAACCCGGCCTACGCGAAAACCCTCGGCGCCATCGCCGGCGAAGGGCCGGACGCGTTCTACACGGGAGCCATCGCGCACGATGTCGTGGACGCGGTCGCGAACACGGCGGGCGGGCGCACCCCCGGTCTGATGACGCTCGCCGACCTCGCCGGGTACCAGGCCAAAAAACGCGCGCCGATCTGCTTCGCGTACCGGCGCAAACAGGTCTGCGGCATGCCGGGGCCGTCCTCCGGCGGGACCGCTGTGGCGCAGGTTCTCGGGATGCTCGGGCACTTCGACCTCGGCGCATTGCGCCCCGCCAGCCCCGGCGAGGACGGCGGGCGGCCCGACCCGCTCGCGGCGCATCTGATCGCGGAGGCCGAACGGCTCGCCTACGCCGACCGGGACAAATACCTCGCCGACCCGGATTTCGTGACGGCGCCGCCTGGGCTGCTCGACCCCGGCTATCTCGCGGGCAGGGCCGCGCTCATCGACCGGGCCCGCAGCATGGGCACCGCGCGGGCCGGGGATTTCGGGCCGGTGGATTTCGCCGTCGCCCCCGGCCACGAGCACGGCACCAGCCAGATCACTGTCGTGGACTCGCGAGGCAATGCCGCGAGCATGACCACGAGCGTCGAGTCCGCGTTCGGATCGTACCACATGGTGGACGGTTTTTTCCTGAACAACCAGCTCACCGACTTTTCCGCGCGGCCAACCGACGCCGAAGGGCGTCCGGTGGCCAATTGCGCGCAGCCGGGCAAGCGCCCGCGCAGCTCGATGTCCCCGACATTGGTGTTCGGCGCAAACGGCCCGGCAGGCGGCAGCGTGGAAGACGTCCTCGGCTCCCCCGGCGGCGGCACGATCATCCAATACGTGGTGAAGACCCTGGTGGCCCTCGTGGACTGGGGCCTGGACCCCCAGCAGGCGGTCGGCATGGTCGACTTCGGCGCGGAGAACTCCCCGGTGACGAACCTCGGGGGCGAGCACCCGCTGGTGGACGCGGCGGACAACGGGGCGAGCGACCCGCTCGCGCAGGCGCTGCGGCAGCGCGGGCACACCGTCGACGTCACGCCGCAAGACTCTGGGCTGTCCGCGGTCCGCCGGGCCGGGCCCGGCTGGGAAGGCGGGGCCGACCCGCGCCGCGAGGGCGTGGTCATGGGCGACGCGGAGCGCACCTCGCCAGCCTCCTAG
- a CDS encoding isocitrate/isopropylmalate dehydrogenase family protein: MAESENAAPRPEVAAPRPKAAMRRPKVAVLPGDGVGPEVLDAALPVVEALGLDWELLFGEIGWTCWQRDGEPVPADTWRLIEDSDAGLLGAVTSKPEQEAQAELAPRLRGAGRVYRSPVVQLRQRLDLYANLRPVVDYRAQPAQFDYVIVRENTEGLYAGFDVAEVRGELWDLVRSHPNAARSGPDGVRVALRLQTDFGTDRILRFAFGLARAQGRSGVVVADKPNILRSSGGRLRERVERVAAEYPELRAEICNVDAVAMRLVTDPAGFGVIVAENVFGDILSDVAAGVAGSIGVAPSGNVGERWSYFEPVHGSAPDIAGRGIANPFGMILAVADLADHLGAQAEAGAARRAVRAVMTRGEQVTADLGGSATTRQSARAVLACLV; encoded by the coding sequence ATGGCCGAATCTGAGAACGCCGCGCCCAGGCCTGAGGTCGCGGCGCCCAGGCCGAAAGCCGCGATGCGCAGGCCCAAGGTCGCTGTGCTGCCGGGCGACGGCGTCGGCCCGGAAGTCCTCGACGCGGCCCTGCCGGTCGTCGAGGCGTTGGGTTTGGACTGGGAGCTGTTGTTCGGAGAGATCGGCTGGACGTGCTGGCAGCGGGACGGCGAGCCGGTCCCGGCGGACACCTGGCGGCTCATCGAGGACAGCGACGCGGGCCTGCTCGGAGCCGTGACGAGCAAACCGGAGCAGGAGGCCCAGGCGGAGCTGGCGCCGCGTCTGCGCGGCGCGGGCCGCGTGTACCGCTCGCCGGTGGTGCAGCTGCGCCAACGGCTGGACCTGTACGCGAATCTGCGCCCGGTCGTCGATTACCGGGCGCAGCCCGCGCAGTTCGACTACGTCATCGTGCGGGAGAACACCGAAGGGCTCTACGCGGGCTTCGACGTCGCGGAAGTCCGGGGCGAGCTGTGGGATCTGGTGCGCTCGCATCCCAACGCCGCGCGCAGCGGCCCGGACGGGGTGCGGGTCGCGTTGCGGCTGCAAACCGACTTCGGCACGGACCGGATCCTGCGGTTCGCCTTCGGCCTCGCCCGCGCGCAGGGGCGGTCCGGGGTCGTCGTCGCCGACAAACCGAACATCCTGCGCTCCAGCGGCGGGCGGCTGCGCGAACGGGTCGAGCGCGTCGCCGCGGAGTACCCGGAGCTGCGCGCCGAGATCTGCAACGTGGACGCGGTGGCGATGCGGTTGGTGACCGATCCGGCGGGCTTCGGCGTCATTGTCGCCGAGAACGTGTTCGGCGACATCCTTTCGGACGTGGCAGCCGGGGTCGCGGGCAGCATCGGCGTCGCGCCGAGCGGCAACGTGGGCGAGCGGTGGAGCTATTTCGAGCCGGTGCACGGCAGCGCCCCCGACATCGCGGGGCGGGGGATCGCGAACCCGTTCGGCATGATCCTCGCTGTCGCGGACCTCGCCGATCATCTCGGCGCGCAGGCCGAGGCGGGCGCGGCGCGCCGCGCGGTGCGCGCGGTGATGACCCGGGGCGAGCAGGTCACCGCGGATCTCGGCGGCTCCGCGACGACGCGGCAGTCGGCGCGTGCGGTGCTCGCCTGCCTCGTATGA
- a CDS encoding class I SAM-dependent methyltransferase gives MAVNNPSDRTEHDSWDIVSSVGFTALGVAAARALQNRRAQPLAVDPFAEAFVTAAGHPETQALLENAPEEAQWDEQTALWTDFFGARTRYFDEYFAGAGTPQVVILAAGLDSRAYRLPWQTGSVLFEVDQPEVLRFKADVIGKLGAQPLVDRREVAFDLRDEWAAALTAAGFDPEKPTAWLAEGLLIYLPGPAQDALFAQMHALSAPGSRMGVENGFRPGDVERVREAAAKGVVLRSGGSDFDPTTLWYDDPRADPQQWLAERGWTVAPVGRAQVAASYGRPFPEQFAALWSSTGYFTAER, from the coding sequence GTGGCAGTCAACAATCCTTCTGATCGCACGGAGCACGACAGCTGGGACATCGTGAGCAGTGTCGGGTTCACCGCGCTCGGTGTCGCGGCGGCCCGCGCGCTGCAAAACCGGAGGGCGCAGCCGCTGGCGGTCGACCCCTTCGCTGAGGCTTTCGTCACGGCGGCAGGGCATCCTGAGACACAAGCCCTCCTCGAAAACGCGCCGGAGGAAGCGCAATGGGACGAGCAGACCGCGTTGTGGACGGACTTCTTCGGCGCGCGGACCCGCTATTTCGACGAATACTTCGCGGGGGCGGGCACGCCGCAAGTGGTGATCCTCGCGGCGGGGCTGGACTCCCGCGCCTACCGGCTGCCGTGGCAGACGGGCTCGGTGCTGTTCGAAGTGGACCAGCCCGAAGTCTTGCGGTTCAAAGCGGACGTGATCGGCAAGCTGGGCGCGCAGCCGCTCGTGGACCGGCGCGAGGTCGCCTTCGACTTGCGGGACGAGTGGGCCGCCGCGCTCACGGCCGCAGGGTTCGACCCCGAGAAGCCGACCGCCTGGCTCGCCGAGGGGTTGTTGATCTACCTGCCCGGCCCGGCGCAAGACGCGCTCTTCGCGCAGATGCACGCGCTGTCGGCCCCAGGGAGCCGTATGGGTGTGGAAAACGGGTTCCGCCCCGGGGACGTGGAACGGGTCCGCGAAGCCGCCGCCAAAGGCGTGGTCCTGCGCAGCGGCGGCTCGGATTTCGACCCGACCACGCTGTGGTACGACGATCCCAGGGCGGACCCGCAGCAGTGGCTCGCCGAACGCGGTTGGACGGTCGCCCCGGTCGGCCGCGCCCAGGTCGCCGCCTCCTATGGCAGGCCGTTCCCGGAGCAATTCGCGGCGCTGTGGTCCTCGACCGGCTATTTCACCGCCGAGCGCTGA